In Brienomyrus brachyistius isolate T26 chromosome 3, BBRACH_0.4, whole genome shotgun sequence, the following proteins share a genomic window:
- the LOC125739541 gene encoding fibroblast growth factor 8 → MKILPSRLSYVFLHFFAFCYYAQVTIQSPPNFTQHVSEQSKVTDRVSRRLIRTYQLYSRTSGKHVQVLGNKKINAMAEDGDTFAKLIVETDTFGSRVRIKGAETGFYICMNKRGKLIGKRNGQGKDCVFTEIVLENNYTALQSAKYDGWYMAFTRRGRPRKGSRTRQHQREVHFMKRLPRGHHVAEHRPFDFINYPFNRRTKRTRHTGQR, encoded by the exons ATGAAAATCCTACCATCAAGACTTAGCTATGT GTTTCTTCACTTTTTTGCATTTTGCTACTACGCTCAG GTAACTATTCAGTCCCCGCCTAATTTTACGCAACATGTGAGCGAGCAGAGTAAAGTGACGGACCGGGTCAGCCGGAGACTTATTCGGACCTACCAGCTCTACAGCCGTACAAGTGGGAAGCACGTCCAGGTTCTCGGAAACAAGAAAATCAATGCCATGGCCGAGGATGGAGACACTTTCG CCAAACTCATTGTGGAGACAGACACATTTGGAAGTCGGGTTCGAATTAAAGGAGCGGAGACAGGATTCTACATCTGCATGAACAAACGGGGGAAGCTGATTGGCAAG CGGAATGGCCAGGGCAAGGACTGTGTCTTCACGGAGATCGTCCTGGAGAATAACTACACGGCATTACAGAGCGCCAAATACGATGGCTGGTACATGGCGTTCACCAGGCGCGGCCGGCCCAGGAAGGGGTCCCGGACCCGCCAGCACCAGCGGGAGGTCCACTTCATGAAGAGGCTGCCCCGGGGGCACCACGTCGCAGAGCACCGGCCATTCGACTTCATCAACTACCCTTTCAACCGACGGACTAAACGCACCCGCCATACGGGGCAGCGCTGA